The DNA region GGAGAGTCAGCTCGTACCCCTACACCCCCACACTGCCAGGGCACGGAGAGTCAGCCCGTACCCCTACACCCCCACACTGCCAGGGCACGGAGAGTCAGCCCGTACCCCTACACCCCCAGACTGCCAGGGCACGGAGAGTCAGCTCGTACCCCTACACCCCCACACTGCCAGGGCACGGAGAGTCAGCCCGTACCCCTACACCCCCAGACTGCCAGGGCACGGAGAGTCAGCCCGTACCCCCACACCCCCAGACTGCCAGGGCACGGAGAGTCAGCTCGTACCCCTACACCCCCAGACTGCCAGGGCACGGAGAGTCAGCTCGTACCCCCAACACCCCCACACTGCCAGGGCACGGAGAGTCAGCTCATACCCCTACACCCCCAGACTGCCAGGGCACGGAGAGTCAGCTCATACCCCTACACCCCCACACTGCCAGGGCACGGAGAGTCAGCTCGTACCCCTGCACCCCCACACTGCCAGGGCACGGAGAGTCAGCTCGTACCCCTGCACCCCCACACTGCCAGGGCACAGAGAGTCAGCTCGTACCCCTACACACCCAGACTGCCAGGGCACAGAGAGTCAGCTCGTACCCCCAACACCCCCACACTGCCAGGGCACGGAGAGTCAGCTCGTACCCCCAGACTGCCAGGGCACGGAGAGTCAGCTCGTACCCCCGACACCCCCACACTGCCAGGGCACGGAGAGTCAGCTCGTACCCCCAGACTGCCAGGGCACGGAGAGTCAGCTCGTACCCCCAGACCGCCAGGGCACGGAGAGTCAGCTCGTACCCctacacccccacacccccaggGCACGGAGAGTCAGCTCGTACCCCCACACTGCCAGGGCACAGAGAGTCAGCTCGGACCCctacacccccacacccccagaCTGACAGGGCACGGAGAGTCAGCTCGTACCCCCGACACCCCCACATCCCCAGGGCACGGAGAGTCAGCTCGTACCCCCACACTGCCAGGGCACGGAGAGTCAGCTCGTACCCCcgacacccccacacccccaggGCACGGAGAGTCAGCTCGTACCCCCACACTGCCAGGGCACGGAGAGTCAGCTCGTACCCCCACACTGCCAGGGCACGGAGAGTCTGCTGACATAACCCAGAGGACACCAGTGGAAAAGACAGGGAAGAGACATTAAAGCAGAAAACTGCAttgcacttctttacacaaagggcggtGGGGGTATGGTTCAAACTGCTCAGCCCtactgttgaagccgataccctggattctttcCAGAAGAAGCTGGATTGATGACCAGACACAGGCGGACTCACCACCAGCGTGCGCAGACACAGGGTGCTGGCTGGGGCACGGGGGTCCAGGGCCGCTTGCAGATCCCACACTTTGATCTTCCTGGAGatggaaggagagagaggaacTAGACACCCTACAGGCAGAGCTAGCGTGAGTCAAGGTGAGGACCAGGGAGCCAGCAAATGTGCTGTCGGGGGTCAGAGCCTGCGGTGCATCAGCCTCAGGaggcgctgtgtgtgtgtgtggtcagaGCCTGCGGGCCGTCAGCCTCAGGaggcggtgtgtgtgtgtgcgtcaggaggtggtgtgtgtgcgtgtgtgcgatGCTCACCCGTCGTAGGCTCCGCTGACGATCCTCTTGTTGTCGAAGCGAATACAGCGAACCAGCTCTTCATGGCCCTCCAGTACCCGAAGACAGGCCCCACACTCGATATCCCACAGCCTGCAGAGACAGAGAGTGAGGGACCGTCCACCCCGTCCATCAGGGCCCTGTACACAGAGCGTGAGGGACCGTCCACTATCTACGTGACGCAGAGGGACACACTGACCGGATGGTGTTGTCCGAGGAGCCGCTGACCACCAGCCGGTCACGGTACTGCAAGCACGCGATGCCTCGCTTGTGTCCGTTCAGAGTGCGCACAAACTCACACGTGCTGGTGCTCCACACCTGAGGGAGCAAACCACCACATCAAGCACCTCACCTCGCCCTCGCAGCCACAACCCCCCCAGAACCTGACCGAGTGAGCCCATTCTTCACCAGGGAACTCGCTCCCTTCGCCCCCTTCCTCTGACCCACCTCCCCAGGTATCGCGGTGGTCCTGACTCCCCCCCGTTCTTGACAGTCCTGATCCTCTGTCCCTGTTCCCCTCTTGTCCCAGTACCTCGGTACCTTGAAGGTCCTGTACCCCTGACGCCCCGTCCATGAACCCTGGTACCTTGAAGGTCCTTTACCCCTGACCCCTGTCCCTATATCTCAGCATCTTGTTGGTCCTACTCCACCCTGTACCTGAACCCTGAAGGTCCTGTACCCCAGAATCTTGATGGTCCTATTCCACCCTGTCCCTGTACCCCAGTACCCTGAAGGTCCTGTACCCCAGAATCTTGTTGGTCCTATTCCACCCTGTAACTGTACCCTGAAGGTCTTGTACCCATGTCCCTGTACCCCAGCACCCTGAAGGTCCTGTACCCCAGTACACTGAAGGTCCTATTCCACCCTGTCCCTGTACCCCAGTACCCTGAAGGTCCTGTATCCCTGTCCCTGTACCCCAGCATCTTGATGGTCCTATTACACCCCGTACCCCAGGACCCTGAAGGTCCTGTACCCCAGCATCTTGATGTTCCTATTCCACCCTGTCCCTGTACCCTGAAGCTCCTGTACCCCCGACCCCTGTCCCTGTACCCCAGTACCTTGATGGTCCTGTCCCCCGAAGCAGACACGATGTACTTGTCGTCGAAGTCCACCACGTTGACGGCGGCGCGGTGGCCCACCAGCACGCGGCGCAGGCTGATGTCGGTGGGAGAGGCCATGTCCCACACGGCGATGGAGCGGTCCTTGGAGCAGGTCACCATCAGCCCGTTACTGAAGCGCAGGTGCAGCACCGCCTCGTTGTGGTGGATCAGGGTGTTCAACACCTCCCCCGAATTCACGTCCCACACGCTGAtgaggagagagggggacatAGATCAGACCTGCCTGTGGTGAGAGTGACCACTGCAGAACCTCAGGCCTCACCCACGTCACCCTCCCCACCCAACCAGTCAGCCCACCCCACCCACACCTCCCCCTCCACCCAACCAGTCAGCCCCACCCACACCTCCCTTCCACCCAACCAGTCAGTCCCACCCACACCTCCCCCTCCACCCAACCCGTCAGCCCCACCCACACCTCCCCTCCACCCAACCCGTCAGCCCCACCCACACCGCCCCCTCCACCCAACCCGTCAGCCCGACCCACACCGCCCCCTCCACCCAACCCGTCAGCCCCACCCACACCGCCCCCTCCACCCAACCCGTCAGCCCACCCCACCCACACCTCCCCTCCACCCAACCCGTCAGCCCCACCCACACCTCCCTCTCCACCCAACCCGTCAGCCCCACCCACGCCGCCCTCTCAAACGGGGAGCATCCAGGATGACCGGTCAGCTCCAGGTCGGATCCTCCTGCCCGACGAGGCAAAGCAGCTGGATTAGCTCATCTAATTAAGATGGCTACACTGGGAGTCTGCGCGGCGCTCAGGGTTCACCCGCCACCCTGGCCTCACCGCACGGTGGAGTCGGAGGAGCCCGTGACGATGACCCGCTCGTCATACTGCAGACACAGCACCGAGCCCGTGTGGCCCGTCAGGATCTTCAGGCACTCCAGAGTCTGCTTGTCCCAGATCTGCACGCAGGGAGACGGGCACAGTCAGGAGAGAAAAGTCTGCAGGCCCCCTCCcccttcctctccctcctctccaccCGCCCCCCTCCGACCCTCCTCTTCTCCCCCGCCCCCTCCGGCCCCCCTCCTTCTCCTCCCCCAACCCCCTCTTCTTCTCCAACCTCTCCAGCCCTCTTCTTCCTCTCCCCCGCCCCCCTCCGACACTCTTCTTCTCCCCCCTCTCCACCCCCTCCCTTCCTCCCCTCCGGTCCCATtcctctcctccccctcccccgccCCCCTCCGGCCCACTTCTCccccccatcttcttctctcttcctctcccccgCCCCCCTCCGGCCCTCTTCttctcccccctcctcctctcctccctctcccccgCCCCCTCCGGCcctcttctctcctcctcctctccccgccccccctcctcccctccgGTCCCATtcctctcctccccctcccccgccCCCCTCCGGCCCACTTCTCccccccatcttcttctctcttcctctcccccgCCCCCCTCCGGCCCTCTTCttctcccccctcctcctctcctccctctcccccgCCCCCTCCGGCcctcttctctcctcctcctctccccgccccccctcctcccctccgGTCCCATtcctctcctccccctcccccgccCCCCTCCGGCCCACTTCTCccccccatcttcttctctcttcctctcccccgCCCCCCTCCGGCCCTCTTCttctcccccctcctcctctcctccctctcccccgCCCCCTCCGGCcctcttctctcctcctcctctccccgccccccctcctcccctccgGTCCCATtcctctcctccccctcccccgccCCCCTCCGGCCCACTTCTCccccccatcttcttctctcttcctctcccccgCCCCCCTCCGGCCCTCTTCttctcccccctcctcctctcctccctctcccccgCCCCCTCCGGCcctcttctctcctcctcctctccccgccccccctcctcccctccgGTCCCATtcctctcctccccctcccccgccCCCCTCCGGCCCACTTCTCccccccatcttcttctctcttcctctcccccgCCCCCCTCCGGCCCTCTtcttctccccccctccccccctcctccctctcccccgCCCCCTCCGGCcctcttctctcctcctcctctcccccgcccccctcctcccctccgGTCCCattcctctcctccctcctgcccTCTGACCTTGATGGAGTTGTCCCTCAGGCCGCTAATGATCTTGTCGTCGTCGTACTGCAGACAGTAAACCCCCTTGCTGTTCTCCGACCGGCACTGGATGCGCTGCAGGTTGTGCCGGCCGCACCGCCAGTTCGCCTCGATGGTCTGGGGGAGGAGGACAGGGAGACTCACTGCGTGTGCCAGAGCAAACAGACAGGGCGAGAGGGCATCTCGCGGCAGACGGGACGGTTACCTCAATGTCCTGTATGATTTTGGGGTACAAGGAGCGGTAGTAAGAGTTCGGCGGGACTTCTGTTGTGcgatttttaaaaagatactTCTCCCTAGAGGACAAGAAGAACAGAGTGAGCGTCAGTCTGATCACCAGCCAGCACGGCGCAGTGAACAAGGGAGTACTGTAGGGAGACGGTCACAGAGTCAGTGGGGCACAGTCACCAGGACAGCAAGGCAGAGCGGCACAGTCACCAGGATCACAAGTCAGTGAGGCACAGTCACCAGGATCACAAGGCAGAGAGCGTCACTAGGACAGCATGGCAGAGAGGTGCAGTCACTAAGTCAGTGTGGTACAGTCGCCAGCGTGGCAGAGTAACACTGTTACGGAGTCAGTGTGCCATAGTCACCAGGATCGCAAGGCACAATCACTAGGACAGCATGACAAAGGGCCACAGTCACCGAGTCGGTGAGGCACAATCACTAGGACAGCGAGGCAGAGAGGCACAGTCACCGAGTCAGTGGGGCACAATCACCAGGACAGCGAGGCAGAGAGGCACAGCCACCGAGTCAGTGGGGCACAGTCACCAGGACAGCGAGGCAGAGAGGCACAGTCACCGAGTCAGTGGGGCACAATCACCAGGACAACGAGGCAGAGAGGCACAGTCACCGAGTCAGTGGGGCACAATCGCCAGGACAGCGAGGCAGAGAGGCACAGCCACCGAGTCAGTGGGGCACAGTCACCAGGACAGCGAGGCAGAGAGGCACAGTCACCGAGTCAGTGGGGCACAATCACCAGGACAGCGAGGCACAGTCACCGAGTCAGTGGGGCACAAATCGCCAGGACAGCGAGGCAGAGAGGCACAGTCACCGAGTCAGTGGGGCACAATCACCAGGACAGCGAGGCAGAGAGGCACAGTCACCGAGTCAGTGGGGCACAATCGCCAGGACAGCGAGGCAGAGAGGCACAGCCACCGAGTCAGTGGGGCACAGTCACCAGGACAGCGAGGCAGAGAGGCACAGTCACCGAGTCAGTGGGGCACAATCGCCAGGACAGCGAGGCAGAGAGGCACAGCCACCGAGTCGGTGGGGCACAATCACCAGGACAGCATGACAAAGGAGTCCCTCACCACTGGTGCCTCTCGGAGAGCCCCTTCCAGAGGGGGTCTGTCCTGACCATGCGCTCGATCAGCTTCTTCCACAGCATGCCCTCCGAGATGACTCGCTGCCACTCCTTACACACCAGCTCGGCCGCACACAGCGACCGGGCATCCAGGAACGACAGGATGTTCTCCGCTATGTGGTCCAGACCCTGGG from Lepisosteus oculatus isolate fLepOcu1 chromosome 11, fLepOcu1.hap2, whole genome shotgun sequence includes:
- the LOC102686544 gene encoding F-box and WD repeat domain-containing 11-B isoform X2, which gives rise to MEPDMEDKSLELMNTSVMESQNEDLSPKKTTVFKISNGPVTGSRKRPSEGNYEKEKDVCIQLFDQWSEADQVEFVEHLISRMCHYQHGHINSYLKPMLQRDFITALPAQGLDHIAENILSFLDARSLCAAELVCKEWQRVISEGMLWKKLIERMVRTDPLWKGLSERHQWEKYLFKNRTTEVPPNSYYRSLYPKIIQDIETIEANWRCGRHNLQRIQCRSENSKGVYCLQYDDDKIISGLRDNSIKIWDKQTLECLKILTGHTGSVLCLQYDERVIVTGSSDSTVRVWDVNSGEVLNTLIHHNEAVLHLRFSNGLMVTCSKDRSIAVWDMASPTDISLRRVLVGHRAAVNVVDFDDKYIVSASGDRTIKVWSTSTCEFVRTLNGHKRGIACLQYRDRLVVSGSSDNTIRLWDIECGACLRVLEGHEELVRCIRFDNKRIVSGAYDGKIKVWDLQAALDPRAPASTLCLRTLVEHSGRVFRLQFDEFQIISSSHDDTILIWDFLNVSSNGQSEGRSPSRTYTYISR
- the LOC102686544 gene encoding F-box and WD repeat domain-containing 11-B isoform X1; amino-acid sequence: MEPDMEDKSLELMCSVPRSLWLSCSSVAESLCALRCLRSMPSVPGLQNTSVMESQNEDLSPKKTTVFKISNGPVTGSRKRPSEGNYEKEKDVCIQLFDQWSEADQVEFVEHLISRMCHYQHGHINSYLKPMLQRDFITALPAQGLDHIAENILSFLDARSLCAAELVCKEWQRVISEGMLWKKLIERMVRTDPLWKGLSERHQWEKYLFKNRTTEVPPNSYYRSLYPKIIQDIETIEANWRCGRHNLQRIQCRSENSKGVYCLQYDDDKIISGLRDNSIKIWDKQTLECLKILTGHTGSVLCLQYDERVIVTGSSDSTVRVWDVNSGEVLNTLIHHNEAVLHLRFSNGLMVTCSKDRSIAVWDMASPTDISLRRVLVGHRAAVNVVDFDDKYIVSASGDRTIKVWSTSTCEFVRTLNGHKRGIACLQYRDRLVVSGSSDNTIRLWDIECGACLRVLEGHEELVRCIRFDNKRIVSGAYDGKIKVWDLQAALDPRAPASTLCLRTLVEHSGRVFRLQFDEFQIISSSHDDTILIWDFLNVSSNGQSEGRSPSRTYTYISR